A genomic window from Agrobacterium tumefaciens includes:
- a CDS encoding NnrS family protein: MSGSETVLTQGRSRPKGGIPRGLARTGPVIFSYGFRPFFLGGALWAIVAMVLWIAALSGFIDLGGDYSAPNWHAHEMLFGFASAVLAGFLLTAVPNWTGRLPVSGKPLVWLFALWCAGRLFLLVPGTVGVVTAAAVDGLFLPALLVICAREVIAGRKWKDLKVLGGLLALSVANIIFHGAAIGGDHSQIATRLAVSAYTVLVIIVGGRIVPSFTRNWLNRFGRTDFPVPYNGFDTAAILTGIVALAVWTIEPESIVAVPTALLAAFMHAVRLIRWRGWTTWPEQVLVVLHVAYAFIPVGFIAIALAALDVMDTRSVLHVFTVGVIGCMMLAVMTRASLGHTGRKLAASSVTIAAYVALIACALLRPAAEFFPGVMMHLYACSALLWIVGFGLFCVEYGPILMRERKPLKA, encoded by the coding sequence ATGAGTGGCAGCGAAACAGTTCTCACCCAAGGGCGCAGCCGGCCAAAGGGCGGCATTCCAAGAGGGCTGGCGCGCACCGGCCCGGTTATCTTTTCTTACGGCTTCCGGCCGTTTTTCCTCGGCGGCGCCCTGTGGGCCATCGTGGCGATGGTGTTGTGGATCGCAGCCCTTTCCGGCTTCATTGACCTCGGTGGGGACTACAGCGCACCGAACTGGCATGCCCATGAGATGCTGTTCGGCTTCGCTTCGGCGGTGCTCGCCGGCTTTCTTTTGACGGCCGTGCCGAACTGGACGGGGCGGCTGCCGGTATCGGGCAAACCCTTGGTGTGGCTGTTTGCGCTCTGGTGCGCCGGCCGGCTTTTCCTGCTTGTGCCGGGCACGGTGGGCGTGGTCACTGCCGCAGCCGTGGACGGGCTTTTCCTACCGGCACTTCTGGTGATCTGCGCGCGCGAGGTCATTGCCGGGCGCAAATGGAAAGATCTGAAGGTGCTGGGCGGGCTGCTGGCGCTTTCCGTCGCCAACATCATTTTCCATGGGGCGGCGATTGGCGGCGATCACAGCCAGATCGCGACCCGCCTTGCCGTCTCGGCCTATACCGTGCTCGTCATCATCGTCGGCGGCCGCATCGTGCCGAGTTTCACCCGAAACTGGCTGAACCGTTTTGGCCGCACGGATTTTCCCGTGCCCTATAACGGCTTCGATACGGCCGCCATCCTCACCGGCATCGTGGCGCTTGCCGTCTGGACAATAGAACCCGAGAGCATCGTGGCAGTGCCCACGGCGCTTCTGGCCGCGTTCATGCATGCTGTTCGACTCATCCGCTGGCGCGGCTGGACGACCTGGCCGGAGCAGGTGCTGGTGGTGCTGCATGTGGCCTATGCCTTCATTCCCGTCGGTTTCATCGCGATTGCGCTGGCGGCTCTAGACGTGATGGACACGCGCTCTGTGCTGCACGTCTTCACCGTCGGCGTTATCGGCTGCATGATGCTTGCGGTTATGACGAGAGCGAGCCTTGGCCATACCGGGCGCAAGCTCGCGGCCAGCAGCGTCACCATCGCCGCTTATGTGGCGCTGATCGCCTGCGCACTGCTGAGGCCGGCAGCCGAGTTTTTCCCGGGCGTGATGATGCATCTTTATGCCTGCTCGGCGCTTCTCTGGATCGTGGGTTTCGGTCTCTTCTGCGTCGAATACGGACCGATCCTGATGCGCGAACGCAAACCGCTGAAAGCCTGA
- a CDS encoding SDR family oxidoreductase: MASLIPAGRMGRPEELARAALFLASDAGSFVNGIELHVNGGMTLI, encoded by the coding sequence ATGGCGTCGCTTATTCCCGCCGGGCGCATGGGTCGGCCAGAGGAGCTTGCGCGTGCGGCGCTGTTTCTAGCATCTGATGCTGGCAGTTTCGTCAACGGGATCGAACTTCACGTTAACGGCGGCATGACGCTGATATGA
- a CDS encoding SUMF1/EgtB/PvdO family nonheme iron enzyme has protein sequence MGIPGNSHFPNAVSLLLPLSLATVLATAIGFQSGIIRSGADASAAMTAPQVVTVPAGRFTYRAEGEYFRNGYAVDGPMVDVTMRQNLTIMKYQVSSADYARCVAEGSCQQPEPGFAAPVGAEIPATGISQDDAHAYAKWLSERTGTVWRLPSDTELASAAGSLFPDETLGVAADSENPALRWLADYERQTSRKAAGNPVPQSYGSFGENEYGLADFGGNIWEWTASCSHRVTLGKDGEVVDTAAACGIPVASGKHRAAMSAFVKNPKSGGCAVGVPPDNLGFRLVKDTRWYAPLVEKLRTARLIS, from the coding sequence ATGGGCATTCCCGGCAATAGCCATTTCCCAAATGCCGTCTCGCTTCTTTTGCCGCTCTCGCTTGCAACAGTGCTGGCAACGGCCATTGGTTTCCAGTCCGGGATCATCCGCAGCGGCGCTGATGCCAGCGCGGCCATGACGGCTCCGCAGGTCGTTACTGTGCCCGCCGGACGTTTCACCTACCGGGCGGAGGGTGAATATTTTCGCAATGGGTATGCCGTCGATGGCCCGATGGTCGACGTGACGATGCGGCAAAATCTGACGATCATGAAATATCAGGTGTCGAGCGCGGATTATGCGCGCTGCGTGGCGGAAGGCAGCTGCCAGCAACCCGAACCCGGCTTTGCCGCCCCCGTCGGCGCCGAGATACCGGCAACCGGCATCAGCCAGGATGACGCCCACGCCTATGCAAAGTGGCTGAGCGAGCGGACCGGCACTGTCTGGCGCCTGCCGAGCGATACCGAGCTGGCCTCTGCCGCCGGATCGCTTTTTCCGGATGAGACGCTTGGCGTGGCTGCGGACAGTGAAAACCCCGCGTTGCGCTGGCTGGCGGATTACGAGCGGCAGACCAGCCGCAAGGCCGCGGGCAATCCCGTTCCGCAATCTTATGGCAGCTTCGGCGAAAACGAATATGGCCTTGCCGATTTCGGCGGCAATATCTGGGAATGGACCGCGAGTTGCAGCCACCGCGTGACGCTCGGCAAGGATGGCGAAGTGGTCGACACCGCCGCCGCCTGCGGCATTCCCGTCGCATCGGGAAAACACCGGGCGGCGATGAGCGCCTTCGTCAAAAATCCGAAAAGCGGCGGCTGCGCCGTTGGCGTGCCTCCTGATAATCTCGGCTTCCGGCTGGTGAAGGATACGCGGTGGTATGCGCCGCTTGTCGAAAAGCTTCGCACAGCCCGTCTGATTTCTTGA
- a CDS encoding Crp/Fnr family transcriptional regulator gives MKIDRSVIRSLALFAKMADDELDGLLTHATSRLVPPGEAIFEQGQSATHFFLLIHGRLKVTQVTHDGQQIIVRMVHPGDLFGFARALQRSDYPGTATTAAESVILSWHTDLWPQFVEQNPHLAVSAMQTIGQRLEEAHTRIREMSTQEVERRVAHAVLRLSQQAGRKELDGIRIDFPISRQDIAEMTGTTLHTVSRILSSWESKGLVQGGRQKLLVCNLPGLAQLAEGETSQV, from the coding sequence GTGAAGATTGACCGAAGCGTCATCCGGTCGCTGGCCTTGTTTGCCAAGATGGCCGACGATGAGCTGGACGGACTGCTGACCCACGCCACATCCCGGCTGGTCCCGCCCGGCGAAGCCATTTTCGAGCAGGGCCAGTCCGCCACACATTTCTTCCTGCTCATTCACGGCCGCCTGAAGGTGACGCAGGTGACCCATGACGGCCAGCAGATCATCGTGCGTATGGTGCATCCCGGCGACCTCTTCGGTTTCGCCCGGGCGCTGCAACGGTCGGATTATCCCGGCACCGCCACGACGGCGGCCGAAAGCGTGATTCTATCCTGGCACACGGACCTCTGGCCGCAATTCGTCGAACAGAACCCGCATCTCGCCGTCTCCGCCATGCAGACGATCGGCCAGCGTCTTGAGGAAGCCCACACACGCATCCGCGAAATGTCGACGCAGGAAGTGGAGCGCCGGGTGGCGCACGCCGTGCTGCGCCTTTCACAGCAGGCGGGACGCAAGGAGTTGGATGGCATCCGTATCGACTTCCCGATCTCGCGTCAGGATATAGCCGAAATGACCGGCACGACGCTGCACACCGTTTCGCGTATCCTCAGCAGCTGGGAGAGCAAGGGTCTGGTGCAGGGCGGGCGGCAGAAACTTCTGGTCTGCAATCTGCCGGGCCTTGCCCAGCTGGCGGAGGGAGAAACCAGCCAGGTCTAG
- a CDS encoding helix-turn-helix domain-containing protein, with translation MTEIAERQGYATLTAFSVAFKRHTGLTPSVWRRAAL, from the coding sequence GTGACCGAGATTGCAGAACGACAGGGTTACGCGACGCTGACGGCTTTCAGCGTCGCATTCAAACGTCATACAGGTCTGACACCCAGCGTATGGCGAAGGGCTGCCCTGTGA
- a CDS encoding DUF2249 domain-containing protein, translated as MSEAQTAANIDVRIIPHRERHPRIFGALGALTEGQSLQITSDHDPRPLLYQLATNFPGQFGWEYLEQGPEVWRLDIGRLEEQAEGSKDDMSGCECCCGSEH; from the coding sequence ATGTCAGAAGCCCAAACCGCAGCCAATATCGACGTGCGCATCATTCCGCATCGCGAACGCCATCCGCGCATTTTCGGTGCGCTGGGCGCATTAACCGAGGGTCAATCGCTACAGATCACCAGCGATCACGATCCCCGTCCACTGCTTTACCAGCTGGCCACCAATTTCCCCGGCCAGTTCGGCTGGGAATATCTTGAACAGGGTCCGGAAGTCTGGCGTCTCGATATCGGTCGGCTGGAAGAACAGGCAGAAGGTTCCAAAGACGATATGTCCGGCTGCGAATGCTGCTGCGGATCGGAACATTGA
- the nirK gene encoding copper-containing nitrite reductase has product MTETFHITRRNILAGAAFAGAIAPVIMPSAASAAEEKKAAAKPLTSAEIAALPRVKVDLIKPPFVHAHTQKAEGGPKIVEFTLTIKEQKMILDDKGTEVHAMTFNGSVPGPLMVVHQDDYVELTLINPDTNELQHNIDFHSATGALGGGGLTIVNPGEKAILRFKATKAGVFVYHCAPPGMVPWHVTSGMNGAIMVLPREGLADGHGKELVYDKIYYIGEQDFYIPRDENGNFKKYESAGDAMADTLEVMRKLTPSHIVFNGAVGALTGEHALQAAVGEKVLIVHSQANRDTRPHLIGGHGDYVWATGKFRNPPDLDQETWFIPGGTAGAAFYTFEQPGIYAYVNHNLIEAFELGAAAHFKVTGEWNNTLMQAVLAPSSI; this is encoded by the coding sequence ATGACGGAAACCTTCCACATCACACGGCGTAATATTCTCGCAGGCGCAGCATTTGCAGGGGCTATAGCTCCCGTCATCATGCCATCAGCAGCGAGCGCGGCAGAGGAAAAGAAGGCCGCAGCCAAGCCATTGACGAGCGCTGAGATTGCAGCGTTACCTCGCGTAAAAGTTGATCTCATCAAGCCGCCCTTCGTGCATGCCCACACGCAGAAAGCCGAAGGCGGACCGAAGATCGTCGAGTTCACGCTCACGATCAAAGAGCAGAAGATGATCCTTGATGACAAGGGCACCGAGGTCCACGCCATGACCTTCAACGGTTCGGTTCCCGGGCCTCTGATGGTGGTGCACCAGGACGACTATGTCGAACTGACCCTCATCAACCCCGATACCAATGAACTGCAGCACAATATCGATTTCCACTCGGCCACCGGCGCGCTCGGCGGCGGCGGGCTCACCATCGTCAACCCCGGTGAAAAGGCGATCCTGCGCTTCAAAGCCACCAAGGCCGGCGTCTTCGTCTATCACTGCGCACCTCCCGGCATGGTGCCGTGGCACGTCACCTCGGGCATGAATGGCGCGATCATGGTACTGCCGCGTGAGGGCCTGGCGGACGGCCACGGCAAGGAGCTTGTTTATGACAAGATCTATTATATCGGCGAGCAGGACTTCTACATCCCGCGCGACGAGAACGGCAATTTCAAGAAATATGAAAGCGCCGGCGACGCCATGGCCGACACGCTGGAAGTCATGCGCAAGCTGACGCCAAGCCACATCGTGTTCAACGGTGCAGTTGGTGCCCTGACAGGTGAACATGCCCTTCAGGCCGCCGTTGGTGAAAAGGTGCTGATCGTTCATTCGCAGGCGAACCGCGACACCCGCCCGCACCTCATCGGCGGCCATGGTGATTATGTCTGGGCGACGGGCAAATTCCGCAACCCGCCGGATCTCGACCAGGAAACCTGGTTCATCCCCGGCGGCACGGCGGGCGCGGCCTTCTACACTTTCGAGCAGCCCGGCATCTACGCCTATGTCAACCACAACCTCATCGAAGCCTTCGAACTGGGCGCAGCAGCCCACTTCAAGGTCACGGGTGAGTGGAACAACACCCTGATGCAGGCGGTGCTGGCCCCATCGAGCATCTGA
- a CDS encoding NAD(P)H-binding protein: MDKKDDRPILVTGAAGAVGAIGRNVTTNLLARGFYVRALVRREDDRSAALRDLGAEVVVADLTDLPSMHRAMEGVSRIYFGMSVSPSYLEATVNTAAIARHHGVEVFVNMSQMTVSQMSITETTDSPQQKQHWLAEQALQWSGLPVVTVRPTVFMEGFFLFFAAAGVRENDELILPLGNSITSPISSIDVADAVSTILAEPTPYIGRIYNLTGQVTADVNHYAKNFSDALGRTIRYRDVPIAAWADKLRERGVPAHVISHLATMAKLHQQGRYNRLTDDFAELVGREPTSMHQFVKLHAKEFSR, from the coding sequence ATGGACAAGAAAGATGACCGCCCTATCCTTGTGACAGGCGCCGCGGGCGCCGTTGGGGCAATCGGCCGCAATGTAACGACCAACCTCTTGGCCAGAGGATTTTACGTCCGCGCCTTGGTGCGGCGGGAGGATGACCGCTCGGCAGCGTTGCGCGATCTCGGCGCTGAAGTCGTCGTCGCCGACCTGACGGACCTCCCCTCCATGCATCGCGCCATGGAAGGTGTTTCACGAATCTATTTCGGCATGTCCGTGTCGCCATCCTATCTCGAAGCAACCGTCAACACCGCGGCTATCGCTCGCCATCATGGGGTTGAGGTATTTGTGAACATGTCGCAGATGACGGTCTCGCAAATGAGCATCACCGAAACGACCGATAGCCCGCAGCAAAAGCAGCACTGGCTGGCCGAGCAGGCGCTCCAATGGTCGGGCCTGCCGGTGGTCACTGTACGGCCAACGGTCTTCATGGAAGGGTTTTTCCTGTTCTTCGCCGCCGCGGGGGTTCGGGAGAATGACGAGCTGATCCTGCCGCTTGGCAACAGCATCACCTCACCAATCTCCTCCATCGACGTAGCCGACGCCGTCTCAACGATACTGGCCGAACCGACCCCGTACATCGGTCGCATCTACAATCTGACAGGTCAGGTCACCGCTGATGTGAACCACTACGCGAAAAACTTCTCCGACGCGCTTGGGCGGACCATCCGGTATCGGGACGTGCCGATCGCGGCCTGGGCCGACAAATTGCGCGAACGGGGAGTGCCGGCCCATGTCATCAGCCATCTGGCCACGATGGCCAAACTTCATCAGCAGGGTCGATACAATCGACTGACCGATGATTTCGCGGAGCTCGTTGGGAGGGAGCCGACGAGTATGCACCAGTTCGTCAAGCTTCACGCAAAGGAGTTCTCCCGATAA
- a CDS encoding DUF2249 domain-containing protein gives MTEMIRELDVRPLLLSGGEPFPAIMEAVAGLAPGEALRLYATFRPVPLFKVMAERGFDHKVREIGGGDWEVLFTPQSTETEQISVSPALAGNAEEPQIWPDPVVYLDLSDETAEGQTSRTLKALDRLPPGAVIFVLMRQEPTFFYPELLARGHLWAGNFDEARTAFRIFIRAGAGAH, from the coding sequence ATGACGGAAATGATCAGGGAACTCGATGTCCGGCCGCTTTTGCTGAGTGGCGGCGAGCCCTTTCCGGCCATCATGGAAGCCGTAGCCGGGCTTGCTCCCGGTGAGGCGCTGCGATTATACGCCACCTTCCGGCCGGTTCCTCTGTTCAAGGTGATGGCCGAGCGCGGTTTCGACCATAAGGTCAGGGAAATCGGCGGCGGCGACTGGGAAGTACTGTTCACGCCGCAATCCACTGAAACCGAGCAGATTTCCGTGTCACCGGCGCTTGCGGGCAATGCCGAGGAGCCGCAGATATGGCCTGATCCGGTCGTCTATCTCGACCTCAGCGACGAGACGGCCGAAGGCCAGACAAGCCGCACGCTTAAAGCGCTGGATCGTCTTCCGCCGGGCGCCGTGATCTTCGTGCTGATGCGGCAGGAGCCGACCTTTTTTTACCCGGAGCTTCTGGCCCGGGGCCATCTTTGGGCCGGCAATTTCGACGAGGCGCGCACGGCGTTTCGCATCTTCATCCGCGCCGGCGCCGGCGCGCATTAA
- a CDS encoding autotransporter outer membrane beta-barrel domain-containing protein, protein MRLSCALALALVVRPGWAQQVIGGSDTEIIDGMDPAGTGAGTQPSPWTINNDLLIGEQSGDDAALIIRNGGDVSNDIGVLGVDPGAGGTVTVTGPGSTWANSDTLYVGHQGTGTLSIEDGGMVDSVAGHVGYFSGASGSVTVNGAGSTWISSQDTYIGDSGTGTLTISNGGTVNNASGYISNDSSAIGEVIVTGANSVWNNAAFVSVGEAGTGTLTISNGGSVTGSQGYVGFSSVGSGVVSVIGTGSNWISSGALFVGEFGIGRVTISDGGMVSASEIVIANESGGTGTVEIDGSAGNGRGVLKTGYVERGAGNANLVFDGGILRATGSEANFLRGFGAGEVTIDAGGAFIDTNGFAVAISTDLQGTGGLTKQGTGTLTLSGTDIYTGVTTVETGTLLAGSAGAFVQNGAYAVNGGVLDLGGFDLTMGQLSGGGEIAIGSADLTINQASNSTYAGIFSGSGDFAKLGTSTLFLTGDSSGFAGTTTVSGGGLVVNGSLGGTLTMTGSRLGGSGAIGTLNAGAGATVAPGNSIGTLTVGGNLIFDPGSTYEVEVDPAGTASDFISVTGTAFLNGASVTHVGMNGNYKPFSPYTVLTATGGISGTFGAVTSNYAFLAADLSCDLNNVYLQIARNDVSFTEMAATRNQIAAAGAAERLGTGNNVYDAIVTLPDDESEIQASLNALSGEIHASIKTALINQSLFVRDAANERLRSAFGDTGPTAFPIHAVRPRGPEPIAADTSERPVFWSTVFGGRSEASTDGNAATLPHQTGGFLAGVDTTFDDVRFGMMAGYSNSRFDPRHRASSGSSDDYHLGLYGGTHWGNLAFRSGLAHTWHEIDTSRRVVIGNLGDRLDASYGAGTLQAFTELGYRIDTAAASFEPFANLAHVAVRTAGFTEEGGAAALDSSSRTTNTAIATLGLHAEMDIRLGGTNATLRGMSGWRHAAGDTVPLTTHAFAGGGDFTIAGVPVAPNAFIFAAGLDYDLNPSSTLGIAYSGQIAEGAQQHGVKATLSVKF, encoded by the coding sequence ATGAGATTGTCGTGTGCATTGGCGCTGGCGCTCGTCGTGAGGCCGGGGTGGGCGCAACAGGTCATCGGCGGCAGCGATACGGAGATTATCGACGGCATGGATCCGGCCGGAACCGGTGCGGGCACGCAGCCAAGTCCATGGACGATCAACAACGACCTTTTGATAGGCGAGCAAAGCGGCGACGACGCAGCCCTCATCATCCGGAATGGCGGCGACGTCAGCAACGATATCGGCGTGCTTGGCGTCGATCCGGGTGCGGGCGGCACGGTAACGGTGACCGGGCCGGGCTCCACCTGGGCTAACTCCGATACCCTTTATGTCGGCCATCAGGGCACCGGCACGCTCAGCATCGAAGATGGCGGCATGGTCGATAGTGTGGCCGGCCATGTCGGCTATTTCTCCGGCGCGAGCGGTTCGGTCACGGTCAATGGTGCAGGTTCGACCTGGATCAGCTCCCAAGACACCTACATCGGTGATAGCGGGACCGGCACGCTCACCATCTCGAATGGGGGCACGGTCAACAACGCATCCGGTTATATTAGCAATGATTCCAGTGCCATCGGCGAGGTCATCGTCACGGGCGCAAATTCGGTCTGGAACAATGCTGCGTTCGTCTCGGTCGGCGAGGCCGGAACGGGAACGCTGACCATTTCGAATGGCGGTTCCGTCACCGGCAGCCAAGGCTATGTCGGCTTCAGTTCCGTTGGCAGCGGCGTGGTGAGCGTGATCGGCACGGGCTCGAACTGGATCAGCTCAGGCGCACTCTTCGTCGGCGAATTCGGCATAGGCCGTGTCACGATCAGCGATGGCGGCATGGTTTCTGCGTCCGAGATCGTCATCGCCAACGAATCCGGCGGCACGGGAACAGTGGAGATTGACGGAAGTGCCGGAAACGGACGCGGCGTTCTTAAGACAGGCTACGTCGAGAGAGGAGCCGGTAACGCAAATCTTGTTTTCGACGGCGGGATTCTGCGCGCAACGGGCAGCGAGGCGAATTTCCTGCGCGGCTTCGGCGCCGGCGAGGTCACGATCGATGCCGGTGGAGCCTTTATCGATACGAACGGCTTTGCCGTCGCTATATCAACAGATCTGCAAGGGACCGGCGGCCTCACCAAGCAGGGCACCGGCACGCTGACGCTTTCCGGCACCGACATCTATACCGGGGTGACGACGGTCGAGACCGGCACGTTGCTGGCAGGCAGCGCTGGCGCTTTCGTGCAGAACGGCGCCTACGCGGTCAATGGCGGCGTCCTTGATCTCGGTGGTTTCGACCTCACTATGGGGCAGCTTTCGGGCGGCGGCGAGATCGCGATCGGCAGCGCCGACTTGACCATCAACCAAGCGAGCAACAGCACCTATGCTGGCATATTCTCCGGCAGCGGCGATTTCGCCAAACTCGGCACCAGCACCTTGTTCCTGACTGGCGACAGCTCAGGGTTTGCCGGTACGACGACCGTGTCGGGCGGCGGCCTGGTCGTCAATGGCAGCCTTGGCGGCACCCTGACGATGACAGGCAGTAGACTGGGTGGCTCGGGGGCCATTGGTACGCTGAACGCCGGCGCGGGCGCCACCGTTGCGCCCGGCAATTCCATCGGAACATTGACCGTCGGCGGCAACCTCATTTTCGATCCCGGCTCCACCTATGAAGTCGAGGTCGATCCAGCCGGTACCGCCAGCGATTTCATCTCGGTCACCGGCACCGCGTTTCTAAACGGCGCCTCCGTCACCCATGTCGGGATGAACGGCAACTACAAGCCCTTCTCCCCCTATACTGTCCTGACCGCAACCGGCGGGATCAGCGGCACATTCGGCGCGGTCACCTCCAATTACGCCTTCCTGGCAGCCGACCTCTCCTGTGATCTGAACAACGTCTATCTGCAGATCGCGCGCAACGACGTGAGCTTCACCGAAATGGCGGCAACGCGCAACCAGATTGCCGCGGCGGGGGCCGCCGAGCGACTCGGAACCGGCAACAACGTCTACGACGCGATCGTCACATTGCCGGACGACGAGTCAGAGATTCAGGCGAGCTTGAACGCCCTTTCCGGCGAAATCCATGCCTCGATCAAGACGGCGCTGATCAACCAGAGCCTCTTTGTCCGCGATGCCGCCAATGAGCGCCTGCGCTCCGCATTCGGCGATACCGGCCCCACCGCGTTCCCGATACATGCCGTCCGGCCGCGCGGTCCGGAACCGATCGCCGCCGATACGTCGGAAAGGCCGGTTTTCTGGAGTACGGTGTTTGGCGGCCGGAGCGAGGCATCCACGGATGGCAACGCCGCTACGCTGCCCCATCAGACCGGTGGATTTCTCGCCGGCGTCGACACCACCTTCGATGACGTCAGGTTCGGCATGATGGCTGGCTACAGCAACTCACGCTTTGACCCGCGCCACCGCGCCTCATCGGGATCGAGCGACGATTATCACCTCGGCCTCTACGGGGGCACGCACTGGGGCAATCTCGCTTTCCGCTCCGGCCTTGCCCATACCTGGCACGAGATCGATACCAGCCGCCGCGTCGTAATCGGAAACTTGGGGGACAGGCTCGATGCGAGTTACGGCGCCGGCACACTGCAGGCCTTTACCGAGCTCGGATATCGCATCGATACGGCGGCGGCCTCTTTCGAGCCCTTCGCCAATCTCGCTCATGTGGCCGTTCGGACTGCCGGGTTCACAGAAGAAGGCGGGGCCGCCGCGCTCGACAGTTCGAGCCGCACTACTAACACCGCCATCGCCACACTTGGCCTGCATGCCGAAATGGATATTCGCTTGGGTGGAACGAATGCCACTCTGCGCGGCATGTCGGGCTGGCGGCATGCGGCCGGCGATACCGTTCCGCTGACGACGCATGCTTTTGCGGGAGGCGGCGACTTCACGATCGCTGGCGTCCCGGTGGCGCCCAACGCCTTCATCTTTGCTGCGGGGCTTGACTATGACCTCAACCCAAGCTCCACCCTCGGAATTGCCTATTCCGGCCAGATTGCTGAGGGCGCCCAACAGCATGGGGTCAAAGCGACGCTATCAGTGAAGTTCTAA